A single window of Betta splendens chromosome 11, fBetSpl5.4, whole genome shotgun sequence DNA harbors:
- the khdrbs1b gene encoding KH domain-containing, RNA-binding, signal transduction-associated protein 1b — MENDDKYLPQLMAEKDSLDSSFTHAMKLLNAEIDRIQKGETKKEAETYLDLFNNSNIKLKERVLIPVKRYPKFNFVGKILGPQGNTIKRLQEETGAKISVLGKGSMRDKAKEEGLRKGGEPKYAHLSMELHVFIEVFAPVPEAYLRMAHAMEEVKKFLCPDMMDDICQEQFMEMSYLNGGQDHGARGRGGMPVRGRGVPPAGAHRGRGMPPRGAAARGGVTRGGPAGGGSVRGAPAGRGGPPAAPSRGAAAPRARPPAAGPPQRMAPPPSHQHTPAAATESYDEYGYDESYTDTAYESYDSYYSQPQAEPEYYDYGHGETTESYESYGQDDWNGTQRTTKAPPPSRGAKTSFRQHPYRQY; from the exons ATGGAGAACGACGACAAATACCTTCCCCAGCTGATGGCAGAGAAGGACAGCCTGGACTCGTCTTTTACGCACGCGATGAAACTTTTAAACGCAG AAATTGACAGAATCCAGAAAGGTGAGACTAAAAAGGAGGCAGAAACATACCTGGATCTTTTCAATAACAGCAACATCAAACTGAAGGAGCGAGTCCTCATACCTGTCAAAAGGTACCCAAAG TTCAATTTCGTGGGGAAGATTCTGGGACCTCAGGGCAATACGATCAAacgtctgcaggaggagaccgGAGCCAAGATCTCCGTGCTGGGCAAAGGCTCCATGAGAGACAAAGCCAAG GAGGAGGGTCTGAGGAAAGGCGGCGAGCCCAAATACGCCCACTTGTCCATGGAGCTGCACGTGTTCATCGAGGTGTTCGCCCCCGTGCCCGAGGCCTACCTGCGCATGGCCCACGCCATGGAGGAGGTCAAGAAGTTCCTGTGTCCG GACATGATGGATGATATCTGCCAAGAGCAGTTCATGGAGATGAGCTACCTGAACGGAGGCCAGGATCACGGGGCCCGGGGCCGAGGGGGGATGCCGGTCAGGGGTCGTGGAGTCCCCCCTGCTGGAGCACACAG GGGAAGAGGCATGCCTCCGCGCGGTGCAGCCGCCAGGGGGGGCGTGACCCGAGGCGGCCCAGCCGGAGGTGGCTCGGTGAGGGGCGCCCCGGCAGGTCGGGgaggaccccctgctgctccttccAGGGGAGCGGCGGCGCCCCGTGCCAGGCCCCCGGCTGCTGGCCCCCCCCAACGCATGGCGCCCCCGCCCTCCCATCAGCACACCCCTGCCGCGGCCACCGAGAGCTACGATGAATAT GGCTACGATGAGAGCTACACAGACACAGCCTACGAGTCATACGACAGCTATTACAGTCAGCCGCAGGC AGAGCCGGAGTACTACGACTACGGACATGGAGAGACCACAGAGTCGTACGAGTCATACG GCCAAGACGACTGGAACGGGACCCAGCGCACGACGAaggcccctcccccctccagaGGCGCCAAGACGTCTTTCCGGCAGCACCCTTACCGACAGTACTGA